In Kryptolebias marmoratus isolate JLee-2015 linkage group LG4, ASM164957v2, whole genome shotgun sequence, the following proteins share a genomic window:
- the si:dkey-222f2.1 gene encoding keratin, type II cytoskeletal 8: protein MSLSRTKRISSSNSVRSSSGSRRVSGFSPGQGGFSGVSLSSSSLYAGANGHHQGLGASLTSLSVNKSLLAPLNLEIDPNLSMSRAHEKEQIKTLNNRFASFIDKVRFLEQQNKMLETKLGLLQGQGVTRSNVEPLFEAYMAGLRRQMDLVNNDKIKLDGELRNMQGLVEDYKHKYEEEINKRNNLENDFVILKKDVDSAYLVKADLEDKVGALTDEINFLRSVYEEELRELQASIKDTSVVVQMDNSRSLNMEQIVAEVKSQYEDIAARSREEAEAWYKTKFDQMAVQATQFGDELRIVKGEVAEVNRLISRLQSEIEAVKAQRASLENQLAEAEERGEMAVKEAKARTRDLEDALQRAKQDMARQLREYQDLMNLKLALDIEIATYRKLLEGEEDRLGQQSILHIQAISNYSAKSSNGYHSSSSSSSSPAPKLLIKTIETRDNSRYSTH from the exons ATGAGTCTGAGTCGAACCAAGAGAATCAGCTCCAGTAACTCGGTCCGGAGCAGCAGCGGCTCCAGGAGGGTGAGCGGTTTCAGTCCAGGTCAGGGGGGCTTCAGTGGCGTCTCTCTGAGCAGCAGCTCTCTGTACGCCGGCGCCAACGGGCACCATCAGGGCCTGGGGGCCTCGCTGACCTCCCTGTCGGTCAACAAAAGCCTGCTGGCCCCCCTGAACCTGGAGATCGACCCCAACCTGTCCATGAGCCGAGCCCACGAGAAGGAGCAGATCAAGACCCTCAACAACCGCTTTGCAAGCTTCATTGATAAG GTGCGTTTCCtggagcagcagaacaaaatgCTTGAGACCAAGCTGGGGCTGCTGCAGGGTCAGGGGGTCACCCGGTCCAACGTGGAGCCCCTGTTCGAGGCCTACATGGCGGGTCTGAGGCGTCAGATGGACCTGGTCAACAACGACAAGATCAAGCTGGACGGGGAGCTGAGGAACATGCAGGGTCTGGTGGAGGACTACAAACACAA ATATGAGGAGGAGATAAACAAGAGAAACAACCTGGAGAATGACTTTGTTATCCTGAAGAAG GATGTAGACTCAGCCTACCTAGTCAAGGCAGATCTTGAGGATAAGGTCGGCGCTCTGACTGATGAAATCAACTTCCTGCGCAGCGTCTACGAAGAG GAGCTGCGCGAGCTGCAGGCCAGCATCAAGGACACTTCAGTGGTGGTGCAGATGGACAACAGCCGCAGCCTCAACATGGAGCAGATTGTAGCTGAAGTCAAGTCTCAGTACGAGGACATCGCAGCCCGCAGCCGAGAGGAGGCAGAGGCTTGGTACAAGACCAAA TTTGATCAAATGGCAGTGCAAGCCACCCAGTTTGGAGACGAGCTGCGCATCGTGAAGGGAGAGGTGGCCGAGGTCAACCGGCTGATCAGCCGCCTGCAGAGCGAGATCGAAGCTGTGAAAGCACAG CGCGCCAGTCTGGAGAACCAgctggctgaagctgaggaGCGTGGAGAGATGGCTGTGAAAGAAGCCAAAGCCCGAACCAGAGACCTGGAGGACGCTCTGCAGAGAGCCAAACAGGACATGGCCAGACAGCTGAGAGAATACCAG GATCTGATGAACCTGAAACTGGCTCTGGACATTGAGATCGCCACCTACAGGAAGCTgctggagggagaggaggacag ACTGGGACAGCAGTCCATCCTCCACATTCAGGCCATCTCCAACTACA GTGCTAAAAGTAGTAACGGCtaccac